One window from the genome of Bacillus tianshenii encodes:
- a CDS encoding gamma-glutamylcyclotransferase: MNKHFVFVYGTLRRNEPNDFLLKDATLIAEQAWTYGEMYETNDYYPVLFSSEEERVYGELYAVTDEQLRKLDVLEGYKDEGENNLYDRHLQQVYTDTAVYEANVYVLHSNYETMKTNKIKYGDWKVHQLLKKEQPLSYFAFGSCMDQERFELAKVDHYFQRVKGRGVLEGYSLQFTYHVQDGGRADLVEDGGTAEGIVYELPYAAIDYLFTREGVHTQSYRPAVVQLTCSEGVLIDVLTFLVIPKQPELAPPFHYAREILRGGTGVLSEGYIQQVQKRFIEEFQVTGIAEYIETVAGKEVKK, from the coding sequence ATGAACAAACATTTCGTATTTGTCTACGGCACACTTCGGAGAAATGAACCGAATGATTTTCTTTTAAAAGATGCGACATTAATTGCGGAACAGGCTTGGACATATGGAGAAATGTATGAAACAAATGATTATTACCCTGTCTTATTCTCATCAGAAGAAGAACGAGTATATGGGGAATTATATGCTGTAACAGATGAGCAATTAAGGAAGCTTGATGTACTTGAAGGATACAAAGATGAAGGTGAGAATAATCTGTATGACAGGCATTTGCAACAAGTATACACAGATACAGCCGTATACGAAGCAAACGTGTATGTACTGCATTCAAACTATGAAACGATGAAAACAAATAAAATTAAATATGGGGATTGGAAGGTGCATCAACTGCTTAAGAAAGAGCAACCTTTGTCTTATTTTGCGTTTGGTTCCTGTATGGATCAAGAACGCTTCGAGCTTGCAAAAGTTGACCATTACTTTCAACGAGTAAAAGGAAGAGGTGTACTGGAAGGGTATTCATTGCAATTTACTTATCATGTACAAGATGGAGGACGTGCAGACCTTGTTGAAGATGGCGGCACGGCAGAAGGGATTGTTTATGAACTTCCGTATGCAGCAATTGATTACTTGTTTACAAGAGAGGGTGTCCATACGCAAAGCTACCGGCCTGCTGTAGTTCAGCTAACGTGTTCTGAAGGGGTGCTCATTGATGTGCTTACCTTTCTCGTCATTCCAAAACAGCCTGAATTAGCACCTCCATTCCATTATGCGCGCGAAATTCTCCGCGGCGGAACAGGTGTATTAAGTGAAGGATACATACAGCAAGTGCAGAAGCGTTTTATTGAGGAATTTCAAGTAACAGGTATAGCAGAATATATTGAAACAGTAGCTGGCAAGGAAGTGAAAAAGTGA